GATGGTTAGCTGCTCTTTAAGGCACAACGGTGACGGAGGACACTATTTTTCACCACAGAGCTCCAGTAGTTCCGTGTTTGTTTAGTGGTCCTCTGCCCTGTTTTCCACTTTCGTACTGCCCGTCGGTTTTTCAACACGAAAACACGAAAGACTTTTATATCCCACGTAAGGGCACGAAAATCACTAAGGCCCATGCCTGGCGCTTAAAACACGAAACAACCTCTCCAATGGCACGAAAACACTAAAGGATTGAACCACGAGGACGGCATGACCCTTATGCTTTATTTTATATGCTTTTTCTAGTGTTTCAAGTTAATTTAGCGAGGTTCGCGCATTCGGGAGGTTGTTTAGTGTTTTGACGTGAAAGCATCTACTTTAGTGTGGTTCGTGCCCCTTACGTGGGATGAAAAAATAATTCGTGTTTTCGTGTTGAAAAACCGGACAAATCAGCGAACCACACGAACAAAGGACAAACGACTACATAACAAACACGGAACCACTGCCCCCTGTGGTGAAAATAGTGTCCTCAGTGCTCTTCGAGGACTAAAAGCCAGAATGAAATTTTAAGGCGAGCAAGCAGGCGCCTCTACTATAAGCACGTAACCACTGGCCCCTGTGGTTAAGGACACTCAAAGACGGCATCAGAGATAAACGAAAATACTTAGCAGATAAAAAATAATAATCCAAAAAAGCACAGGAACCGCATTAAATTTATGCTTTGTACCGGTCTTTGAACGTGACCTCTTCTACCGGCTTTTTGGACGGTTTCGGCTGTCCCGCGGGGTAGCCCGCCGGCACGAGGGCGACGAGCGTATACTTTTCGGGCACGTTAAGCAGCTTTCGCACGTCATCGACGTAGGCCTTTTTATCGCCTGCGACCCAGCAGGTGCCGATGCCCTTCGCGGCGCAAGCATAGATAATGTTCATCGTGGCTGCGGAGCCGTCCTCGAGATAGTACTTCTGGCCCTTTTCGCAGAACACGGCGAAGCAGGCGACGGCATCTTTGATGAATTTTCCATGGTCCGCTGTTTCGCCGAGCTTTTGCAGGAGCGATTTATCTGTAATGCAGCCAATAAGCCAGGGCTGGATGTTTATGGCCGTGGGTGCCAGGCGGGCGCATGCCAGGATATCGTCGATGTCTTTTTGCGGTATAGCCTTTTCCTGGTACTGGCGGATACTTCGGCGGCTCTTGATGATATCAGTAAAGTCCATAATAGTGAATACCGGAAATATACATATTAATCTTCTTAATAAAAAATCACTGGTTCTCGGCCGGCTCGATGAGCGCGTGGTACATGTCCTCGAGCGAGGTCATGGTCTGCCGGGCCTCGTAGACCTCGGTGAACGCGGACGCCTGCCGGATGATGCTCGGTATGTGCAGGAAATCGTCCACCTCGACTAAAAGATAGTCCTCACCCACTTTGATGCGGTTAGCGTAGATCTGGTGCCTCAGTACCGATTCCACCTTTTGAATATTAATAGGGCTGACACGGAGGATGACGCCAGGACGCCCGATCTTCTCGCGAATGGACAGCATGCTCTCGTTCATGAGCGTCATGCCGTCCTTGATGATGGTGACGCTATCGCATACCTGATCTATCAAGTTCATGTTGTTTGCCGTGAGCACGACGGTCTTGTCCCGCGTGGCCTTGAGGGCGTTCATGAACTGCACGCTGAAGCCGGGGTCGAGCTCGGCCAGCGAGCCGTCCATTAGGATGAGGCTGGCGTCGTTGATGAGCGAAACGCCTAATGAGACGCGCCGCTTTATGCCCAGTGACGTATCCCCGACTTTCCTGTCCAGGTCGGCCATGATGTCCAGCATCTCGGCCAGGACATCGATCCGGTACTTCGTCTCTTCCCTGGGCAGCCTGGCGGCCTTTCCCGCGTTTTCCAGGATCTGGCGGGGCGAGCGGTTCTCGGGTATGGCCTGGAGCTCCGGCACGACGCTGATCATGGGGCGCAGCTCGCGAACGTTGTTGATGGATATGCCATCGATCGATATGCTGCCCGAATCGGGCTTAATGAGTAAGGAAAGTATTTTGATGACCGTGCTCTTGCCGCTTCCATTGGGGCCGATGATGGCGTGGACTGCGTTCTTTTCTACGGACATCTCGAAATTATCGAGCGCCTTTTTGGTGCCATAACTCTTAATGACGTTGTGCGCTTCGATCATTCGCCAACCCATTCCCCATTCGACGTTTTACAAGCTTAAATAGCTTCTTTGGATGAGAATATAAAGGTTATGTATCAATCGATTAATGGGTAAAAAGACAAAATTGATAATACCTCGAAGCGTAATTTGTTGAGACTAGAGATGATCGGCAATAAGATCAAGCCCGCGGAGATCCGCGGCACAATGACCGTTAACGAGCTTATCGGTCAAATGGACGGCTGTGCCTTCGGCGCGGGACGCATCTCGAGGGCCTGCGATATTCTCGAAGAGATGCAGGCCGACGACGTGACTAAATTTTTCGGGCTTTCGGGGGCCATGGTGCCGGCGGGCATGCGGAATATCGTATCCGACATGATAAGGGATGGCTATATCGACATTTTAGTTACGACCGGCGCCAACATGGTACACGACATCATCGAGGCGGTCGGCGGATGCCACACGTTCGGCACCGAGACGGCCAACGACTTCGACCTGAGAAGCCAGCACATCAACCGCATTTACGATGTTTATCTCGAGGATTCCTGCTTCGAGGGCCTGGAAAAGAAGCTGCAGGGCGTCTTCGGCGGCCTCGACCAGAGTAAGATATATTCCATCCGCGAATTGCTCACGGAGATCGGCAAGAACCTCGACGATAAGCATTCAATCCTGAGGAGCGCATACGAGTCGGACGTGCCCGTCTACTGCCCTGCCATCCAGGATTCGGTTATTGGCCTGCAAGCCTGGCTCTATAACCAGACGGGCAAGATGCACGTCGACGCCTTCAAGGACATGCGCGAGCTTCTGGACCGGTGCTTTGAGGCCAAACGCACGGGCGCATTACTCATCGGCGGCGGAGTACCCAAGAATTACGTCCTCCAGTGCATGCTGGTCACGCCCCGGGAAGGCTATGACTATGTAATCCAGATCACCATGGACCGTGCAGAGACCGGCGGCCTTTCTGGCGCCACGCTCGAGGAAGCCCGAAGCTGGGGTAAAGTCGGCGAGAACTCGAAGACGGTGCAGGTCTACTGCGACGCGACGATCGCCCTACCGATGATGCTGGCGGCGGTCAACGAGCGAAAGCAGAAAAAGTAATGGTGAGATCGTGTCGGATAATGAATACCTGACGAAGTACGTCGACGGCTTCAAGGCCGGCCTCGCGGAGGCGGCCAGTATGCTCCAGGAGAACGAACATAAAGACTGGGACATCCAGAAATATGCTGCCTTTTACGAAAATAAGTCCAACGGTCTGAAAATCCGGGAAGGCATGGAAAAGGGCTATGACGAAGGCTTAAAGGATGCTTACGCAACAGTCGGCCAGGACCTGCACGATTACGAGTTTAAGGAATACTCGATCGAGGATTACGGGAAGCTTTATGCGAATATCGTTTCGAAGATCGGGGACTGCCTGAACTGCCAGGACATCGGGAGCGACAAGGGCTGCGAGGTGGGCAAGACCATCTGGTGCACGCGGCTGCTGGAAACATTAAAAGAATAATACTTTTTTTCAAGGCCCATATCTTTTATTACCCTTAACGTATG
Above is a window of Methanocella sp. DNA encoding:
- a CDS encoding nitroreductase family protein, with the protein product MDFTDIIKSRRSIRQYQEKAIPQKDIDDILACARLAPTAINIQPWLIGCITDKSLLQKLGETADHGKFIKDAVACFAVFCEKGQKYYLEDGSAATMNIIYACAAKGIGTCWVAGDKKAYVDDVRKLLNVPEKYTLVALVPAGYPAGQPKPSKKPVEEVTFKDRYKA
- a CDS encoding ABC transporter ATP-binding protein, coding for MGWRMIEAHNVIKSYGTKKALDNFEMSVEKNAVHAIIGPNGSGKSTVIKILSLLIKPDSGSISIDGISINNVRELRPMISVVPELQAIPENRSPRQILENAGKAARLPREETKYRIDVLAEMLDIMADLDRKVGDTSLGIKRRVSLGVSLINDASLILMDGSLAELDPGFSVQFMNALKATRDKTVVLTANNMNLIDQVCDSVTIIKDGMTLMNESMLSIREKIGRPGVILRVSPINIQKVESVLRHQIYANRIKVGEDYLLVEVDDFLHIPSIIRQASAFTEVYEARQTMTSLEDMYHALIEPAENQ
- a CDS encoding deoxyhypusine synthase, which produces MIGNKIKPAEIRGTMTVNELIGQMDGCAFGAGRISRACDILEEMQADDVTKFFGLSGAMVPAGMRNIVSDMIRDGYIDILVTTGANMVHDIIEAVGGCHTFGTETANDFDLRSQHINRIYDVYLEDSCFEGLEKKLQGVFGGLDQSKIYSIRELLTEIGKNLDDKHSILRSAYESDVPVYCPAIQDSVIGLQAWLYNQTGKMHVDAFKDMRELLDRCFEAKRTGALLIGGGVPKNYVLQCMLVTPREGYDYVIQITMDRAETGGLSGATLEEARSWGKVGENSKTVQVYCDATIALPMMLAAVNERKQKK